In Pedobacter sp. W3I1, one DNA window encodes the following:
- a CDS encoding DUF433 domain-containing protein, translating into MKTYSNFIEIDANKRFGKPCIKGTRIAVYDVLGWLANGMTMQSILTDFPEITEEEILSCLAYSADREHKIRVA; encoded by the coding sequence ATGAAAACTTATTCTAATTTCATAGAAATTGACGCTAACAAACGTTTTGGCAAGCCCTGCATAAAGGGAACCAGAATTGCTGTGTATGATGTTTTGGGATGGCTAGCAAATGGCATGACTATGCAAAGTATATTGACTGATTTTCCTGAAATTACTGAAGAAGAGATCTTATCCTGTCTTGCTTATTCAGCAGATAGAGAGCATAAAATAAGAGTAGCCTAG
- a CDS encoding DUF5615 family PIN-like protein — protein MKLLFDQNISHRIIKLLEADFSACDQIRRLKLENKADKEIWNFAGQNGYVIVTFDADFYEFSNLYGHPPKIIWLRFGNNTTTGIAKTLVEKRELINDFINQDEFSCLEIQ, from the coding sequence GTGAAACTGCTATTTGACCAAAACATTTCCCATAGAATCATAAAACTTTTGGAGGCCGATTTCTCAGCTTGTGACCAAATACGAAGGTTAAAGCTAGAAAACAAAGCGGATAAGGAAATCTGGAATTTTGCTGGCCAAAATGGTTATGTTATTGTAACTTTCGACGCAGATTTCTACGAATTTTCAAATCTGTATGGCCATCCTCCTAAAATTATTTGGCTTAGGTTCGGAAATAATACAACCACCGGGATTGCAAAAACCTTAGTAGAAAAAAGAGAATTAATAAATGATTTCATAAATCAAGATGAGTTTTCTTGCTTGGAAATACAATAA